Proteins found in one Gordonia sp. PDNC005 genomic segment:
- a CDS encoding ABC transporter permease, with the protein MTTTSHTEAPVRSRPLSALLNRMPRLRLAGLLILPTGWLALIYVLALILLLVTSLWTVDTFTGAISQEWTFDNIKAVLTESIYQKVALRTVFVALAVTVIDVILALPIAFFIAKVAPQRWQKLLVAAVLMPLWASYLVKVYAWRNILADGGLFSWLAKPLGIDSPGYSLTAVVITLSYVWLPYMILPIHAGFERIPGSLLEASGDLGAKPGSTIRWVILPLLKPAIIAGTIFTFSLSLGDYITVQIVGGTTQMLGNVVYANVGGANNLPLAAAVSLVPIVIVFAYLLLVRRTGALKNV; encoded by the coding sequence ATGACTACCACCTCACACACGGAGGCACCGGTGCGGTCACGACCGCTGTCGGCGCTGCTGAACCGCATGCCGCGGCTGCGTCTGGCCGGGCTCCTGATCCTGCCGACCGGCTGGCTCGCACTGATCTACGTGCTCGCGCTGATCCTGCTGCTGGTGACGTCGCTGTGGACGGTCGACACGTTCACCGGAGCGATCTCGCAGGAGTGGACGTTCGACAACATCAAAGCGGTCCTCACCGAGTCGATCTATCAGAAGGTCGCGCTGCGCACGGTGTTCGTCGCCCTCGCAGTGACGGTCATCGATGTGATCCTGGCTCTCCCGATCGCGTTCTTCATCGCGAAGGTCGCACCGCAGCGATGGCAGAAACTGCTGGTCGCCGCCGTGCTGATGCCGCTGTGGGCGAGTTATCTCGTGAAGGTGTACGCCTGGCGCAACATCCTCGCCGACGGCGGGCTGTTCTCCTGGCTCGCGAAGCCGCTCGGAATCGACAGCCCCGGCTACAGCCTGACCGCCGTTGTCATCACGCTGTCGTACGTGTGGCTTCCGTACATGATCCTGCCGATCCACGCCGGATTCGAACGCATCCCCGGTTCGCTTCTCGAAGCGTCCGGCGACCTCGGGGCCAAGCCGGGGTCGACGATCCGCTGGGTGATCCTGCCGCTGCTCAAGCCGGCGATCATCGCAGGCACCATCTTCACCTTCTCCCTGTCGCTCGGCGACTACATCACCGTCCAGATCGTCGGCGGCACCACTCAGATGTTGGGCAACGTCGTGTACGCCAACGTCGGCGGCGCCAACAACCTCCCACTCGCGGCCGCAGTGTCGCTCGTGCCGATCGTCATCGTCTTCGCCTATCTGCTGCTGGTCCGTCGCACCGGCGCACTGAAGAACGTCTAG
- the leuA gene encoding 2-isopropylmalate synthase, whose protein sequence is MAPADAFTSGPSRIVEPSGPIPDGQPSWNPQRNSAMPVHRYRSFADEVEQISLPDRTWPDKVIDRAPMWCAVDLRDGNQALIDPMSPARKRRMFDLLVRMGYKEIEVGFPSASQTDFDFVREIIEDGAIPDDVTIQVLTQARGELITRTYEACAGAQNVIVHFYNSTSVLQRRVVFRADKEAITKIATDAATLCLEEEKKYPDTNWRYEYSPESYTGTELSYAKEVCDAVSAVIKPTPTKPLIINLPATVEMATPNVYADSIEWMSRNLERRDSIILSLHPHNDRGEGVAAAELGYAAGADRIEGCLFGNGERTGNVCLVTLGMNMFSRGVDPQINFADIDEIRRTVEYCNQLNVPERHPYGGDLVYTAFSGSHQDAINKGLDQMKIDADAQDKDIDDILWQVPYLPIDPKDVGRNYEAVIRVNSQSGKGGVAYIMKADHGMDMPRRLQIEFSREIQKITDGEGGEVNAKAMWDVFSQEYLEPVTPLERIRQRVDAAEEDGGEDQISAIVKVDGVEKEIVGAGNGPLAAFVHAISTVGYDVRVLDYSEHALTAGDDANAVCYVEAEVDGEIVWGVGIAPSITTASLRAVVSAVNRAHRSAAPAEEAAEGARTWAP, encoded by the coding sequence ATGGCACCAGCTGACGCCTTCACTTCCGGACCGAGCCGTATCGTCGAGCCGTCCGGCCCCATCCCAGACGGCCAGCCGAGCTGGAATCCGCAGCGCAATTCCGCGATGCCCGTCCACCGCTACCGCAGTTTCGCCGACGAGGTGGAGCAGATCTCACTGCCCGACCGCACCTGGCCCGACAAGGTGATCGACCGCGCCCCGATGTGGTGTGCCGTCGACCTGCGCGATGGCAACCAGGCGCTGATCGATCCGATGAGCCCGGCACGAAAGCGCCGCATGTTCGATCTCCTGGTCCGGATGGGCTACAAGGAGATCGAGGTAGGTTTCCCGTCGGCCAGCCAGACGGACTTCGACTTCGTCCGCGAGATCATCGAAGACGGCGCGATCCCCGATGACGTCACCATCCAGGTGCTGACCCAGGCGCGCGGCGAACTGATCACCCGCACCTACGAGGCCTGCGCCGGTGCGCAGAACGTGATCGTTCACTTCTACAACTCCACGTCGGTGCTGCAGCGTCGTGTGGTGTTCCGCGCCGACAAGGAGGCGATCACCAAGATCGCCACCGACGCCGCGACCCTCTGCCTGGAGGAGGAGAAGAAGTACCCGGACACCAACTGGCGGTACGAGTACTCCCCGGAGAGCTACACCGGCACCGAGTTGAGCTACGCCAAGGAAGTGTGCGACGCCGTTTCCGCCGTCATCAAGCCCACCCCGACCAAGCCGCTGATCATCAACCTGCCTGCGACCGTCGAGATGGCGACGCCGAACGTGTACGCCGACTCCATCGAGTGGATGAGCCGCAACCTGGAGCGTCGCGACTCGATCATCCTGAGTCTGCATCCCCACAACGACCGCGGTGAAGGTGTCGCCGCCGCCGAGCTGGGATACGCGGCAGGCGCCGACCGCATCGAGGGGTGCCTGTTCGGCAACGGTGAGCGCACCGGCAACGTGTGCCTGGTGACGCTGGGCATGAACATGTTCAGCCGCGGTGTCGACCCGCAGATCAACTTCGCCGACATCGACGAGATCCGTCGCACCGTCGAGTACTGCAACCAGTTGAACGTCCCCGAGCGTCACCCGTACGGCGGCGACCTCGTCTACACGGCGTTCTCCGGCAGCCACCAGGACGCCATCAACAAGGGCCTCGATCAGATGAAGATCGACGCCGACGCGCAGGACAAGGACATCGACGACATCCTGTGGCAGGTCCCCTACCTGCCGATCGACCCCAAGGACGTCGGCCGGAATTACGAAGCGGTCATCCGTGTGAACAGCCAGTCCGGCAAGGGCGGCGTCGCCTACATCATGAAGGCCGACCACGGTATGGACATGCCTCGTCGCCTGCAGATCGAGTTCAGCCGAGAGATCCAGAAGATCACCGACGGCGAAGGCGGCGAGGTCAACGCCAAGGCCATGTGGGACGTGTTCTCGCAGGAGTACCTGGAGCCGGTCACTCCGCTCGAGCGCATCCGGCAGCGCGTCGACGCCGCAGAGGAGGACGGCGGCGAAGACCAGATCTCGGCGATCGTCAAGGTCGACGGCGTGGAGAAGGAGATCGTCGGCGCAGGCAACGGCCCGCTCGCCGCGTTCGTCCACGCGATCTCGACAGTCGGGTACGACGTCCGCGTGCTCGACTACTCCGAGCACGCGCTGACGGCGGGCGACGACGCCAACGCCGTCTGCTACGTGGAAGCCGAGGTCGACGGCGAGATCGTGTGGGGCGTCGGCATCGCGCCGTCTATCACCACCGCGAGCCTCCGCGCAGTCGTGTCTGCGGTGAACCGCGCACACCGCTCCGCGGCTCCCGCAGAGGAAGCCGCCGAGGGCGCCCGCACCTGGGCTCCGTAG
- a CDS encoding ABC transporter permease, translating into MRLSTSARWVLGVLTSLVLAFIYVPLGLVLINSFNADKAFGWPPTGFTLEWWKRAAQNQAVLDAVVVSVKVALVSTAIALVLGTLLAMALQRYSFFGKSSVNLLAILPIALPGIVTGIALNNLFTTVLGVPLSMWTVIVAHATFCMVTVLNNAQARLQQMSSRLEEASADLGAGVFQTFWNVTLPQLRSALLAGGLLSFALSFDEIIVTTFTLGSGEQTLPVWILQNLFRPIQAPIVNVVAVVLIVVSVIPIWLAQRLSGQQATAR; encoded by the coding sequence ATGAGACTGTCCACGTCTGCCCGCTGGGTACTCGGTGTCCTCACCTCACTCGTCCTCGCGTTCATCTACGTCCCGCTCGGGCTCGTCCTGATCAACTCGTTCAACGCCGACAAGGCGTTCGGCTGGCCGCCCACCGGCTTCACTCTCGAATGGTGGAAGCGCGCCGCACAGAACCAGGCCGTGCTCGACGCCGTGGTGGTGTCGGTGAAGGTGGCGCTGGTCTCGACGGCGATCGCACTCGTTCTCGGAACCCTGCTCGCCATGGCACTGCAGCGGTACTCGTTCTTCGGCAAGAGCTCGGTGAATCTGCTGGCGATCCTGCCGATCGCTCTTCCCGGCATCGTCACCGGCATCGCGTTGAACAACCTGTTCACCACGGTCCTCGGCGTGCCGCTGTCGATGTGGACGGTCATCGTCGCCCACGCCACGTTCTGCATGGTCACTGTGTTGAACAACGCGCAGGCCCGTCTTCAGCAGATGAGTTCGCGGTTGGAGGAGGCCTCGGCCGACCTCGGTGCGGGCGTCTTTCAGACGTTCTGGAACGTGACCCTGCCGCAATTGCGTTCCGCGCTTCTCGCCGGTGGTCTGCTCTCGTTCGCGCTGAGCTTCGACGAGATCATCGTCACCACGTTCACGCTCGGCTCCGGCGAACAGACGTTGCCCGTGTGGATTCTGCAGAATCTCTTCCGCCCGATCCAGGCGCCGATCGTCAATGTGGTCGCAGTGGTCCTGATCGTCGTCTCGGTGATCCCGATCTGGTTGGCGCAGCGGCTCTCCGGTCAGCAGGCGACCGCCCGCTGA
- a CDS encoding MFS transporter, with amino-acid sequence MSAPAAGQAATRRTWFGLIVLQLPVLLVSMDFSVLYLAMPTIIDSVGPSATQQLWILDIYGFMIAGLLITMGNIGDRIGRRRILLAGAAVFGIASVMAAFAPSAGFLIAARALMGIGGATLMPASLSLIANMFPLAGQRARAIGVWTAAFAGGAAIGPVIGGVLLHHYWWGVVFLINVPVLAVLFVAAPSLLPEFRADHTEPFDFIGVALSLLGILPAVYAVKALAAEGVSAPTIGAGVFGIVMLVAFLVHENRAPSPLLTLSLFKNTTISASLAIALVGMMTQGGLAYLTNLYLQSVLGFDVLEAALAGIPMAITVAFFSVYADRLTRKVGVRIALAGSVLIAAVATIGLVALTETSDLWIFLVLTALAGVGFGIQFSLVTDVVVGSAPPEKSGAASGLSETSFELGTALGLALLGSLATAVFLSKDDGHGFSDSLGETLHIHGTTGPAADAARAAFVDGLHVAAIAGGLLLAALSVVVMVVMRGSIRIQHGVH; translated from the coding sequence ATGTCTGCGCCCGCCGCCGGTCAGGCCGCCACCCGTCGTACGTGGTTCGGCCTCATCGTTCTGCAGCTACCCGTACTGCTCGTCTCGATGGACTTCTCAGTCCTCTACCTCGCCATGCCGACGATCATCGACTCGGTGGGACCGTCTGCGACACAACAACTCTGGATCCTCGACATCTACGGATTCATGATCGCCGGCTTGCTGATCACGATGGGCAACATCGGCGACCGCATCGGCCGACGACGCATCCTTCTCGCAGGCGCCGCAGTGTTCGGCATCGCCTCGGTGATGGCCGCGTTCGCCCCCAGCGCCGGATTCCTCATCGCGGCCCGCGCCCTCATGGGCATCGGCGGAGCCACCCTCATGCCGGCCAGCCTCTCCCTGATCGCCAACATGTTCCCGCTCGCTGGGCAACGCGCACGTGCGATCGGCGTGTGGACCGCGGCGTTTGCGGGCGGCGCCGCGATCGGCCCCGTGATCGGCGGTGTGCTCCTGCACCACTACTGGTGGGGAGTGGTGTTCCTCATCAATGTCCCGGTGCTGGCAGTGCTGTTCGTGGCGGCGCCATCTCTGCTGCCCGAGTTCCGCGCCGATCACACCGAACCGTTCGACTTCATCGGCGTCGCGCTGTCCCTGCTCGGCATCCTTCCCGCCGTCTACGCGGTCAAGGCGCTCGCCGCCGAGGGCGTCTCCGCGCCGACGATCGGGGCGGGAGTGTTCGGCATCGTGATGCTCGTCGCCTTCCTCGTCCACGAGAACCGGGCCCCGTCCCCGCTGCTCACCCTCAGCCTCTTCAAGAACACGACGATCAGCGCGTCCCTCGCCATCGCACTCGTCGGCATGATGACGCAAGGCGGACTGGCCTACCTGACCAACCTCTACCTGCAGTCCGTCCTCGGCTTCGACGTCCTGGAGGCCGCCCTGGCGGGCATCCCGATGGCCATCACCGTGGCGTTCTTCTCGGTGTACGCGGACCGGCTGACCAGAAAGGTCGGGGTTCGCATCGCACTCGCCGGGTCGGTCCTGATCGCAGCCGTCGCCACCATCGGACTGGTCGCACTCACCGAGACGAGCGACCTGTGGATCTTCCTGGTCCTCACGGCTCTCGCCGGCGTCGGATTCGGCATCCAGTTCTCGCTTGTCACCGATGTGGTCGTCGGTTCGGCCCCGCCGGAGAAATCCGGCGCGGCGTCCGGGCTCTCCGAGACCAGTTTCGAGCTCGGAACTGCACTGGGACTGGCTCTGCTCGGTTCCCTCGCGACCGCGGTATTCCTGTCGAAAGACGACGGACACGGGTTCTCCGACTCCCTCGGCGAGACGCTTCACATCCACGGAACAACAGGTCCCGCGGCCGATGCGGCGCGAGCCGCGTTCGTCGACGGCCTGCACGTTGCCGCAATCGCCGGTGGATTACTGCTCGCCGCACTCTCAGTGGTCGTCATGGTGGTCATGCGCGGATCCATCCGCATTCAGCACGGCGTCCACTGA
- a CDS encoding cache domain-containing protein, with the protein MSRSADRPKEVEAITATMDTFAERVQEWSVQLGRKLASHQGSLSATAVDRIVKPDVELMLADPEANIAGGGFVAASGLLPSGGSFMAWWQGESVDRVDALANLSMTAANRYLDADWYQGPVTTGRLTVTGPYIDMLCTDEFALTYTCPVTWPGAPTTTSVAGIDVTVADLEKILYRELAALGPDAALINAEGRAIVTASPSELPGDFVNTDRTTWPLSHGLAVVV; encoded by the coding sequence ATGAGCCGATCGGCGGACCGACCGAAAGAAGTCGAGGCCATCACCGCGACCATGGACACGTTCGCCGAACGCGTCCAGGAATGGTCCGTGCAGTTGGGCCGAAAGCTCGCCTCCCATCAAGGCTCGCTGTCGGCCACCGCCGTGGATCGCATCGTCAAACCCGATGTGGAATTGATGCTCGCCGATCCGGAGGCGAACATCGCGGGAGGCGGGTTCGTGGCCGCCTCGGGGCTTCTTCCGTCGGGCGGCAGCTTCATGGCCTGGTGGCAGGGCGAGTCCGTCGATCGTGTCGACGCGCTGGCGAACCTGTCGATGACCGCCGCGAACCGTTACCTGGACGCCGACTGGTACCAGGGCCCGGTCACCACCGGACGACTCACCGTCACCGGTCCGTACATCGACATGCTGTGCACCGACGAGTTCGCGCTCACCTACACCTGCCCCGTCACCTGGCCCGGAGCGCCGACGACCACTTCCGTCGCGGGCATCGACGTGACCGTCGCCGACCTGGAGAAGATCCTCTACCGCGAACTCGCCGCTCTCGGTCCGGACGCCGCACTGATCAACGCCGAAGGACGCGCGATCGTCACCGCGTCACCATCCGAACTCCCGGGTGATTTCGTCAACACCGACCGCACGACGTGGCCGCTGAGTCACGGACTCGCGGTGGTCGTCTGA
- a CDS encoding Ig-like domain-containing protein, which translates to MRLTTSRAVALVGGAALLAGTLGAVPASAATSTASFKNSCIAGSVIGDQKRITNTTMTIDAPESVTPGETFSYTIQPSASSYPDKDSGATTTNLSRIKFDYEIPDNATYVSSEVVAGTGVGLSGVAPNVLRVNTSGNVDAGGTVIRLSGDNQVIGNGPSASTNSEGGILVAKTKKNLDGSTNSGGETWFRLPAIKVTLKAGQSGSIQPKIRTSGNAGNQGDHANYNTQLAKASFLGTQWAPTRCSPRDTDGGALNSGAGPLATINIESAAPVDEDTTTTVSAPGTATKGDEVTLSATVAPNPGGGTVQFKVDGNDVGAPVSASNGTASIQHTFNTTGSRQVTAVFSGASGFNGSTSSAKTVTVSDPTPIDIDTTTTVTAPGTATAGDAVTLSASVSPAPLGGTVQFKVDGDAVGTPKTVTAGSASIQHTFASAGAHQVTAVFSGSTGFGASTSTAKTVTVSDPTPIDEDTTTTVSAPSSATKGDAVTLSATVAPNPGGGTVQFKVDGTDVGSPAAVTGGTASIQHTFTANGSREVTAVFSGAAGFNGSTSAAKAVTVNDPAPTDEDTTTTVTSPGAAITGDAVTLSASVSPTPNGGTVQFKVDGTDVGSPAAVTGGNASIQHTFTTVGSRQVTAVYSGAAGYNGSTSAAKTIVVSAPDPGDESTTLTVSAPSTAQKGVAVELKAALTPSSVNGGTVRFQVDGTDVGGPVTVVNGEATLQHTFAAGGNHTVTATYSGTDGYSGSISGPKIVKVDGDGGTDGGNGSLDFGSLSMGAADVIRSIF; encoded by the coding sequence ATGAGACTGACAACCAGTCGTGCCGTCGCCCTGGTGGGCGGCGCGGCGTTGCTCGCGGGCACGTTGGGCGCGGTGCCCGCGTCTGCGGCCACGAGCACCGCATCGTTTAAGAACTCCTGTATTGCAGGCTCGGTGATCGGCGACCAGAAGCGCATCACGAATACAACGATGACTATCGACGCCCCGGAGTCCGTGACTCCGGGAGAGACGTTCTCGTACACGATTCAGCCGAGCGCTTCGTCGTACCCGGACAAGGATTCTGGTGCAACCACAACGAACCTGTCACGAATCAAGTTCGACTATGAGATTCCGGACAACGCGACTTACGTCAGTTCCGAAGTAGTAGCGGGCACCGGTGTCGGTCTGTCGGGCGTGGCGCCGAACGTCCTGCGCGTGAACACGAGCGGAAACGTCGACGCCGGTGGCACCGTCATCCGCCTGTCCGGCGACAACCAGGTGATCGGCAATGGTCCGTCGGCGAGCACGAACTCTGAGGGCGGCATCCTCGTAGCGAAGACGAAGAAGAACCTCGACGGTTCGACCAACAGCGGCGGCGAGACCTGGTTCCGTCTGCCCGCGATCAAGGTGACGTTGAAGGCGGGCCAGTCCGGGAGCATCCAGCCCAAGATCCGTACTTCCGGCAACGCCGGAAATCAGGGGGATCACGCGAACTACAACACCCAGCTGGCCAAGGCTTCATTCCTGGGAACGCAGTGGGCGCCGACTCGCTGTTCTCCTCGGGACACCGACGGTGGTGCCTTGAACTCGGGTGCGGGTCCGCTCGCGACCATCAACATCGAATCGGCAGCACCGGTCGACGAGGACACGACGACCACGGTGTCGGCTCCGGGAACCGCGACCAAGGGCGACGAGGTGACGCTCTCGGCGACTGTCGCGCCCAACCCCGGCGGCGGAACTGTCCAGTTCAAGGTCGACGGCAATGACGTGGGGGCGCCGGTGTCGGCGTCGAACGGAACGGCCTCGATCCAGCACACCTTCAACACCACCGGCAGCCGCCAGGTCACGGCGGTGTTCTCGGGTGCATCGGGTTTCAACGGCTCGACATCGTCGGCTAAGACGGTGACAGTCTCCGATCCGACACCGATCGACATCGACACGACAACGACCGTGACGGCACCGGGGACGGCGACCGCGGGTGACGCGGTGACGCTCTCGGCGTCGGTGTCTCCGGCTCCGCTCGGCGGCACGGTGCAGTTCAAGGTCGACGGCGATGCCGTCGGCACTCCGAAGACGGTCACTGCGGGTAGCGCGTCGATCCAGCACACGTTCGCATCGGCCGGCGCTCATCAGGTGACCGCGGTGTTCTCGGGGTCGACCGGTTTCGGCGCGTCCACCTCGACGGCCAAGACGGTCACGGTCAGTGATCCGACGCCGATCGACGAGGACACCACCACAACGGTGTCGGCTCCGTCGTCTGCGACCAAGGGGGACGCGGTGACGCTGTCGGCGACGGTCGCTCCGAATCCGGGTGGCGGCACGGTGCAGTTCAAGGTCGACGGGACCGACGTCGGTTCGCCCGCGGCGGTGACCGGCGGCACTGCGTCCATCCAGCACACCTTCACCGCCAACGGCAGCCGCGAGGTGACCGCAGTGTTCTCGGGAGCGGCAGGCTTCAACGGCTCCACATCGGCGGCCAAGGCGGTCACGGTCAACGATCCGGCCCCGACCGATGAGGACACGACGACGACTGTCACCTCACCGGGTGCGGCGATCACCGGCGACGCGGTGACGTTGTCGGCGTCGGTGTCCCCGACTCCGAACGGCGGCACCGTGCAGTTCAAGGTCGACGGCACCGACGTCGGTTCACCCGCAGCGGTGACCGGTGGCAACGCGTCCATCCAGCACACCTTCACCACAGTGGGCAGCCGCCAGGTGACCGCCGTCTACTCCGGTGCAGCCGGGTACAACGGCTCCACATCGGCGGCAAAGACGATCGTCGTCTCCGCACCGGATCCGGGGGACGAGTCGACGACCCTCACGGTGTCGGCGCCGTCGACCGCTCAGAAGGGCGTCGCGGTGGAGCTCAAGGCCGCTCTGACGCCGTCGAGCGTGAACGGCGGAACTGTGCGCTTCCAGGTCGACGGCACTGACGTCGGCGGTCCGGTGACCGTCGTGAACGGTGAGGCGACTCTGCAGCACACGTTCGCCGCCGGCGGGAATCACACCGTCACGGCGACGTACAGCGGCACAGACGGATACTCGGGCTCCATCTCGGGGCCGAAGATCGTGAAGGTCGACGGTGACGGAGGTACCGACGGCGGCAACGGTTCGCTCGACTTCGGCAGCCTCAGCATGGGCGCGGCCGACGTGATCCGCTCGATCTTCTGA
- a CDS encoding ABC transporter ATP-binding protein: MNDEKPETKVAVRLRQVCKKFGDMTAVDDLDLDIRDGEFFSMLGPSGSGKTTVLRLIGGFELPTSGTIELHGEDVTDKAPFERNVNTVFQDYALFPHMNVLDNVAYGLRVRKVGRAERRERARAALDRVQLGKLADRKPEQLSGGQRQRVAIARALVVEPRVLLLDEPLGALDLKLRREMQVELKELQRSVGITFIFVTHDQEEALTMSDRVGVFNNGALQQVDTPRGLYTRPNSRFVADFVGTSNLFTAQAATRRYGRDTEFTLRPEQIAFGELPGADRSSGSGEVTSVAYLGATTHVTVRLDDGTEIVALHPGGGDGIEPGQAVTVSWSDADVVWLPQTAA; the protein is encoded by the coding sequence ATGAACGACGAGAAGCCGGAGACGAAGGTGGCAGTCCGCCTACGTCAGGTCTGCAAGAAGTTCGGCGACATGACCGCCGTCGACGACCTCGACCTCGACATCCGTGACGGGGAGTTCTTCTCGATGCTCGGACCGTCGGGCTCGGGCAAGACAACAGTGCTGCGACTCATCGGCGGATTCGAACTGCCGACGTCGGGGACCATCGAGCTCCACGGCGAGGACGTGACCGACAAAGCCCCGTTCGAGCGGAACGTCAACACGGTGTTCCAGGACTACGCGCTCTTCCCCCACATGAACGTGCTGGACAACGTCGCCTACGGGCTACGGGTGCGGAAGGTCGGCCGCGCGGAACGACGCGAACGCGCCCGCGCGGCCCTCGACCGCGTGCAGCTGGGCAAGCTCGCCGACCGTAAGCCCGAACAGCTGTCCGGCGGTCAGCGGCAGCGCGTCGCCATCGCACGAGCGCTTGTCGTCGAACCACGAGTGCTCCTCCTCGACGAACCGCTCGGAGCGCTCGACCTCAAACTCCGGCGCGAGATGCAGGTGGAGCTCAAGGAACTGCAGCGCTCCGTCGGAATCACCTTCATCTTCGTGACCCACGACCAGGAAGAGGCGCTCACGATGAGCGACCGCGTCGGCGTGTTCAACAACGGCGCGCTGCAGCAGGTCGACACTCCGCGTGGGCTGTACACGCGCCCGAACAGTCGATTCGTCGCCGACTTCGTCGGGACGTCGAACCTGTTCACCGCGCAAGCCGCGACGAGGCGGTACGGCCGGGACACGGAGTTCACGCTGCGTCCAGAACAGATCGCCTTCGGTGAGCTGCCCGGTGCTGACCGAAGCTCGGGCTCCGGCGAGGTGACGTCGGTGGCGTATCTCGGCGCCACCACCCACGTCACCGTACGACTCGATGACGGCACGGAGATCGTGGCGCTGCATCCGGGCGGCGGAGACGGCATCGAACCAGGTCAGGCCGTGACGGTGTCGTGGTCCGACGCCGATGTCGTCTGGCTGCCCCAGACCGCGGCGTGA
- a CDS encoding ABC transporter substrate-binding protein — protein sequence MKFSKKALAVASAAAALAVTVAACGADGGSGRSTDKMTALGDGEGKVSILAWPGYVEDGSNDPNANWVKPFEEQTGCMVEFKPFGTSDEALTLMRSGQYDVVSASGDASLRLIEGGDVDPINTDLLTNYKDVFPFLKNKPWNTVDGVNYGVPHGWGANLLMYRTDIVQPAPTSWKAVFEDAPKHKGKVTAYDSPIYIADAAMYLMAHKPELGIKNPYALDQTQFDAAVALLKEQRPNVGEYWSDITKSVQAFGNGSSVVGTTWQVGANIAKGNNTPVETVLPSEGATGWSDTWMVSSKSERKNCAYKWLDYIVSPKANAQVAEYFGESPANPKACELTTDKKHCDTYHSGDADYASKIWYWTTPVAKCLDGRTDVKCIDYSEWTKAWLEIKG from the coding sequence ATGAAGTTCAGCAAGAAGGCACTCGCGGTGGCGAGCGCTGCCGCTGCGCTGGCCGTGACGGTCGCCGCGTGTGGAGCCGATGGCGGCTCCGGCCGGTCGACCGACAAGATGACGGCGCTCGGTGACGGTGAAGGGAAGGTCTCGATTCTCGCGTGGCCCGGCTACGTCGAGGACGGCAGCAACGATCCGAACGCCAACTGGGTCAAGCCGTTCGAAGAGCAGACCGGCTGCATGGTCGAGTTCAAGCCCTTCGGAACATCCGACGAGGCGCTCACGCTGATGCGGTCGGGACAGTACGACGTGGTCTCGGCCTCCGGTGACGCGTCCCTGCGTCTCATCGAGGGCGGCGACGTGGACCCGATCAACACAGACCTCCTGACGAATTACAAGGACGTGTTCCCGTTCCTCAAGAACAAGCCCTGGAACACCGTCGACGGCGTGAACTACGGTGTTCCGCACGGTTGGGGCGCCAATCTGCTGATGTACCGGACCGACATCGTCCAGCCCGCGCCCACATCGTGGAAGGCGGTGTTCGAGGACGCTCCGAAGCACAAGGGCAAGGTGACCGCGTACGACTCGCCCATCTACATCGCCGATGCCGCGATGTACTTGATGGCGCACAAGCCCGAACTCGGCATCAAGAACCCGTACGCACTCGATCAGACCCAGTTCGACGCGGCCGTCGCGCTCCTCAAAGAGCAGCGCCCCAACGTCGGCGAGTACTGGAGTGACATCACCAAGTCGGTCCAGGCATTCGGCAACGGCTCCAGCGTTGTCGGCACCACCTGGCAGGTCGGTGCGAACATCGCCAAGGGCAACAACACTCCGGTCGAGACTGTGTTGCCGTCCGAAGGTGCCACAGGTTGGTCGGACACCTGGATGGTCAGTTCGAAGTCGGAGCGGAAGAACTGCGCCTACAAGTGGCTCGACTACATCGTGTCTCCGAAGGCCAACGCACAGGTCGCCGAGTACTTCGGCGAATCGCCCGCCAACCCCAAGGCGTGTGAGCTGACGACCGACAAGAAGCACTGCGACACCTACCACTCCGGTGACGCCGACTACGCGTCGAAGATCTGGTACTGGACCACGCCTGTCGCCAAGTGCCTCGACGGACGCACCGATGTGAAGTGCATCGACTACTCCGAGTGGACGAAGGCCTGGCTCGAAATCAAGGGCTGA